A region of the Vallitalea okinawensis genome:
GGTAACTATGCAGAAATGAATGAGAAAGAAGCTAATTTAGACATTTCTCTTAAACTTGAGACACTATTGACTTATCATAAAGATATTAAAGTATATATGACAAGAGTAGAAGATACGTACCCTACACTTCAAGAGCGTTGTGAATTAGCAAATGAAGTTGGTGCTGATTTATTTATTAGTGTTCATAACAATGCGTTCTTCAGTTCCTATAATGGCACTGAAACCTTATACTATGACACTGGAAGTGGTATAACTAAAGCATTTGCAACTATTATGCAAGAAACGACTTATTCTCAAGTGGGCACAGATAATAGAGGTTTAAGATATCGAGATGATCTATATGTTCTTAAACATACAAAGATGCCTGCGGTAATTGTAGAAGTAGCTTACATGACAAGTCCAATTGATGGACCTCGGCTTAAAGAAGAAAGTTTTATTGATAATGCTGCAGTAGGTATTTATAATGGTATAATAGAGTCTTTGGAGATGCTTGAATCAAAAGGTTTATTGAATTAAATATTGAACTCTCCTTTAATTTGGTATAAAATGTAAATGAATACAAATTAAGGGAGGGTTTATTTTTGTTGAAAAGATTTATAATAGGTCTACTGATAAGTAGTGTTTTTTTTAGGATGCCCTTGGGTATAGTAGCGGAATCAGCTGAGGGTAAATTACTTGTTTATGAGATTAAGGATGAAGAAATTGAAGCTACTATAATGGATGTAGATGTAGAAGAACAAGCTGTGGAAGAGAAAATTGTAAATTTATTTGAAATCTTAACTACCTTGGACTATAATGAGAATCAGATACAATTGATACCATATAAATCTGCAATTGATCTGTGTCTGTATAAAGATGGGCATGTCGATGTAGTCTTTAATGAAGAATTGAATAACTATGGAGGTAGTGCACACGAATTCTTTATGGTTAATCAATTACTATATATGGTATTTGAACTAGAAGATATAAAAACCGTCTCTTTTTATATAGAGGACAGAGAAGTATTTACAGAAGGAACACTTATAAACAACTATACTGAAGAGCAATTTATTGAAAGGATGAAACAAAGTGAGTCGTATTGATGGAAGAACTAATGATGAATTAAGACCAGTAAAATTAACGAAAGACTATATCATGCACCCTGAGGGGTCAGTATTAATAGAAATGGGGAATACAAAAGTCATCTGCAATGCTACTGTAGAAGATCGTGTACCTCCATTCAAAAAAAATTCCGGAGAAGGCTGGGTTACTGCCGAGTATGCTATGTTACCACGTGCTACATCAACAAGAAATACGAGAGATATAGCCAGACTTAAAATGAATAAACGTTCTGTAGAGATTCAACGTCTTATTGGACGAGCTATCCGTTCAGTAGTTGATTTTAAAGCTTTAGGAGAAAGAAGTATTCTCTTAGATTGTGATGTTATACAAGCTGATGGTGGTACCCGTACTGCATCTATAACAGGTGGATTTGTAGCAGTAGCTTTGGCTTGCCAGAAGTTATTGGATGAAGGTGTTATTAAAAAAATGCCTATCAAAGGTATGGTTGCCGCTGTAAGTGTAGGTATAGTTAATGAAGAGGCTATGTTAGACTTATGTTATGAAGAAGACAGTGGCGCTAAAGTGGATATGAATATTGTTATGACAGATCAAGGAGAGTTCATTGAGGTTCAAGGAACTGGAGAAGAAGCTCCTTTTACAAGAGAGCAGCTTAATGAATTGTTAGCCCTAGGGGAAAAGGGGACCAATGATTTAATTGAGATACAAAAGGAAATAGTTCAGTTTTAATAAATATAGCATTAGGGTCAAGCATATAAGGAAATCTATTGCACCGGCTGGAAAGACGTCCATGTCTTAGACAGCCGGGTTCGCCATCCATGGCTCACTACTCCATAGAATTCCTTATATGCTTTCTGTATTGATTGGATAAAATGATAGTATATCCTGAGATTAAATAAATCAGTTATGATAATTAGTGATCTTAATTCTTGACGAAGAACTATGGGTGGAGTAAAATTGAGGTAAGCTTAATAGAGTTTCTAAACAGGTGACGAGTTAGATTGATTTGAATATAGAAAGTTGGCTTAGAGATGGATAAAATTATTTTCGCAACTAAAAATAAAAAGAAGCTTGTGGAGATCAATGAAATTTTGGTTGGGACAGGCTTAGAAGTGATCTCTATGGAGGATGCTGGTATTGATATTGATGTAGTTGAGGATGGCTCCACTTTTGAAGAGAATGCTTTGAAGAAAGCTACTGAAATTATGAAAGTTTCAGGGAAAATTGTTCTGGCGGATGATTCAGGATTAGAAGTGGATTACTTAGATAAAGCTCCAGGCATATATTCAGCTAGATTTGCTGGTAAAGAGACATCCTATTCTATAAAAAATCAAATGATTATTGATAAGCTTGATGGGGTACCTGATGAACAACGTATAGCTCGTTTTGTGTGTGCTATTGCAGTAGCTTA
Encoded here:
- a CDS encoding XTP/dITP diphosphatase, coding for MDKIIFATKNKKKLVEINEILVGTGLEVISMEDAGIDIDVVEDGSTFEENALKKATEIMKVSGKIVLADDSGLEVDYLDKAPGIYSARFAGKETSYSIKNQMIIDKLDGVPDEQRIARFVCAIAVAYPNGDTKVVRENFEGRIAYQPDGENGFGYDPIFYVPEYEMTSAKMSRDLKNEISHRGKALRKMKEVLLANESTSH
- a CDS encoding GerMN domain-containing protein, translated to MLKRFIIGLLISSVFFRMPLGIVAESAEGKLLVYEIKDEEIEATIMDVDVEEQAVEEKIVNLFEILTTLDYNENQIQLIPYKSAIDLCLYKDGHVDVVFNEELNNYGGSAHEFFMVNQLLYMVFELEDIKTVSFYIEDREVFTEGTLINNYTEEQFIERMKQSESY
- the rph gene encoding ribonuclease PH, with the protein product MSRIDGRTNDELRPVKLTKDYIMHPEGSVLIEMGNTKVICNATVEDRVPPFKKNSGEGWVTAEYAMLPRATSTRNTRDIARLKMNKRSVEIQRLIGRAIRSVVDFKALGERSILLDCDVIQADGGTRTASITGGFVAVALACQKLLDEGVIKKMPIKGMVAAVSVGIVNEEAMLDLCYEEDSGAKVDMNIVMTDQGEFIEVQGTGEEAPFTREQLNELLALGEKGTNDLIEIQKEIVQF